One window of the Pieris brassicae chromosome 4, ilPieBrab1.1, whole genome shotgun sequence genome contains the following:
- the LOC123708615 gene encoding trypsin-4-like gives MSKSSVVFIALLAAKLVAAKDISRERVPYVVSIKEVDNHLCSGTILRGNWVLTSPQFVYDKQPKDLLVVIGTVDKTDSNALSVHVKKIEVHPNYNYENFAYSLALLKTKEDISYSKLVLPIELPTAPTKIAEYLFALGWKLKGDKKPSNNLQVKNVTSLSNHVCVKGICRQFSPDKSVLAIKNNKGFDTEEEYFSDIGGPLVNEDKIVGVILIMFELSERKRSGLCARVYDGLQWINKIIKDNY, from the exons ATGTCGAAATCGTCGGTGGTATTTATTGCATTGTTGGCAGCCAAATTGg tggCAGCGAAAGATATTTCAAGGGAAAGGGTTCCATATGTAGTGTCTATCAAAGAGGTAGACAATCACCTTTGTAGTGGTACAATATTACGTGGCAATTGGGTTTTGACATCTCCGCAATTTGTTTATGA TAAACAACCGAAGGACCTGCTTGTTGTGATAGGAACAGTTGACAAAACAGATTCAAACGCTTTAAGTGTTCatgtaaagaaaatagaaGTTCACCCGAACTATAATTATGAGAATTTCGCATATTCCTTAGCGCTTTTGAAGACTAAAGAAGATATATCGTACAGCAAACTCGTGTTGCCAATTGAACTTCCCACAGCTCCAACTAAAATTGCTGAATATTTATTCGCACTGGGATGGAAGCTTAAAGGG gaTAAAAAACcatcaaataatttacaagTGAAAAATGTAACATCTCTAAGTAATCACGTATGTGTTAAAGGGATATGTAGACAATTTTCGCCTGATAAGTCAGTTTTAGCCATTAAGAATAACAAAGGATTTGACACCGAAGAAGAATATTTC agtGACATCGGAGGACCACTAGTTAACGAGGACAAAATTGTGGGAGTCATCCTAATAATGTTCGAGCTATCGGAACGAAAACGTTCGGGATTATGTGCAAGAGTTTACGATGGATTACAATGGattaataagataataaaggacaattattaa